One window of Triticum dicoccoides isolate Atlit2015 ecotype Zavitan chromosome 5A, WEW_v2.0, whole genome shotgun sequence genomic DNA carries:
- the LOC119297393 gene encoding phospholipase D alpha 1-like, with protein sequence MGSKDGHPATAAADAVYLHGVLEVTVFEADHLHNAIHGQIIKATEKLEQSLGVHCLQRSSLYVDVDVGAARVARTCEVEPHANGPVWNQSFRLHCAYPAAAITFTVKSQHLIGAGVLGHGSVPTASVAAGEPLELWVGLRGGERAHGTHTPRLRVRLRFLDVERDPCWDAGIRLPRFAGVTPAFFPERTNCGVTLYQNSHLSNGFDPSVRLDGGRPYRPARLWEDLYVAIRDARHFVYVAGWSVNTAITLVRDASRMIPGAEGVTLGELLKRKADEGVAVLVMPWQDKTSVPFLGNTGVMKTHDEQTRAFFHGTSVRCFLCPRDADTALTLVQSIEISTEFTHHQKTVTLDAATPGSADARHVVSFIGGIDLCDGRYDDENHTLFRELDTTYSRDFMQNNFRHASLRHGGPREPWHDVHCRLEGPAAWDVLANFEQRWKKQAPRRIRGCLLDLSPATFPDPYTFDSDGGTGSWNVQVLRSVDDASVVGFPTDPAGAAAMGLTSGKDLTIDQSIQTGYVEAIRRARRFIYIENQYFLGGCASWAEDRDSGCLNLVPVEIALKVAAKIRRGERFAVYVVTPMWPEGEPASDSIQAIVRWNRLTVEMMYGIVMQAIDDAGLRGHAHPCDYLNFFCLGNREARRPGEYAPPAKPEKGTDYWRAQASRRSPIYVHAKLMIVDDEYVIVGSANLNERSLAGNRDSEIAQGSYQPAHLNGPGGGRARGLVHGFRMSLWHEHFMSHTGAGAGEGVFLEPESAECVRAVRRAAEALWDAYTRDRVEDLGGHLLPFPISVSEFGEVADLTADGCFPDTRAPVKGRKSATLPAILTT encoded by the exons ATGGGCTCTAAGGACGGacaccccgccaccgccgccgccgacgccgtgtACCTCCACGGCGTCCTGGAGGTGACGGTGTTCGAGGCCGACCACCTCCACAACGCCATCCATGGCCAGATCATCAAG GCGACGGAGAAGCTGGAGCAGTCGCTGGGCGTGCACTGCCTCCAGCGGAGCAGCCTGTACGTGGACGTCGACGTCGGCGCGGCGCGGGTGGCGCGGACCTGCGAGGTGGAGCCCCACGCCAACGGCCCGGTCTGGAACCAGTCCTTCCGCCTGCACTGCGCCTACCCTGCCGCCGCCATCACCTTCACCGTCAAGAGCCAGCACCTCATCGGCGCCGGCGTCCTCGGCCACGGCTCCGTGCCCACGGCCAGCGTCGCCGCGGGGGAGCCCCTCGAGCTCTGGGTCGGCCTCCGCGGCGGCGAGCGCGCGCACGGGACGCACACCCCGAGGCTCCGCGTCCGGCTGCGCTTCCTGGACGTCGAGCGCGACCCGTGCTGGGACGCCGGCATTCGGCTGCCCCGCTTCGCGGGGGTCACGCCGGCCTTCTTCCCGGAGCGGACCAACTGCGGCGTCACGCTGTACCAGAACTCGCACCTGTCCAACGGGTTCGACCCGTCGGTCCGCCTCGACGGCGGCCGGCCGTACCGCCCGGCGCGGCTGTGGGAGGACCTGTACGTGGCCATCCGCGACGCGCGCCACTTCGTGTACGTCGCCGGGTGGTCGGTGAACACGGCGATCACGCTGGTGCGCGACGCGAGCCGGATGATCCCCGGCGCGGAGGGCGTCACGCTGGGCGAGCTCCTCAAGCGGAAGGCCGACGAGGGGGTGGCAGTGCTGGTGATGCCGTGGCAGGACAAGACGTCCGTCCCGTTCCTCGGCAATACCGGCGTGATGAAGACGCACGACGAGCAGACCCGGGCCTTCTTCCATGGCACCAGCGTGCGGTGCTTCCTCTGCCCGCGCGACGCCGACACCGCGCTCACCCTGGTGCAGAGCATCGAGATCAGCACCGAGTTCACGCACCACCAGAAGACGGTCACCCTCGACGCCGCCACGCCGGGCAGCGCCGACGCCCGCCACGTCGTTAGCTTCATCGGCGGCATAGACCTCTGCGACGGCAG GTACGACGACGAGAACCACACCCTGTTCCGGGAGCTCGACACGACCTACTCCCGCGACTTCATGCAGAACAACTTCCGGCACGCCTCCCTGCGGCACGGCGGGCCGAGGGAGCCATGGCACGACGTGCACTGCAGGCTCGAGGGCCCGGCGGCGTGGGACGTGCTCGCCAACTTCGAGCAGCGGTGGAAGAAGCAGGCGCCGCGGAGGATACGGGGCTGCCTGCTCGACCTGAGCCCGGCGACGTTCCCCGACCCCTACACCTTCGACAGCGACGGCGGCACCGGCTCGTGGAACGTGCAGGTGCTCCGGTCCGTCGACGACGCGTCGGTGGTCGGATTCCCCACCGACCCGGCCGGGGCGGCCGCGATGGGGCTGACGAGCGGCAAGGACCTCACGATCGACCAGAGCATACAGACCGGCTACGTCGAGGCCATCCGCCGCGCGCGGCGGTTCATCTACATCGAGAACCAGTACTTCCTCGGCGGGTGCGCGTCGTGGGCGGAGGACCGGGACTCCGGCTGCCTGAACCTGGTGCCCGTGGAGATCGCGCTCAAGGTCGCCGCCAAGATCCGGCGCGGCGAGCGGTTCGCCGTGTACGTGGTGACCCCGATGTGGCCCGAGGGGGAGCCGGCGAGCGACTCCATCCAGGCCATCGTGCGGTGGAACCGGCTGACCGTGGAGATGATGTACGGCATCGTGATGCAGGCGATCGACGACGCCGGGCTGCGCGGCCACGCGCACCCCTGCGACTACCTCAACTTCTTCTGCCTCGGGAACCGGGAGGCGCGGCGCCCCGGGGAGTACGCGCCGCCAGCGAAGCCGGAGAAGGGCACGGACTACTGGCGCGCGCAGGCGAGCCGCCGCTCTCCCATCTACGTCCACGCCAAGCTCATGATCG TGGATGACGAGTACGTGATCGTGGGGTCGGCGAACCTGAACGAGCGGTCGCTGGCGGGCAACCGGGACAGCGAGATCGCGCAGGGGAGCTACCAGCCGGCGCACCTGAACGGGCCGGGCGGCGGGCGCGCCCGGGGGCTCGTGCACGGGTTCCGGATGTCGCTGTGGCACGAGCACTTCATGAGCCAcacgggcgccggcgccggcgagggcGTGTTCCTGGAGCCCGAGAGCGCGGAGTGCGTGCGCGCGGTGCGGCGCGCGGCGGAGGCGCTGTGGGACGCGTACACGCGGGACAGGGTGGAGGACCTGGGAGGGCACCTGCTGCCGTTCCCGATCAGCGTGTCGGAGTTCGGGGAGGTGGCCGACCTGACGGCCGACGGCTGCTTCCCGGACACCAGGGCGCCGGTCAAGGGGAGGAAGTCGGCCACCCTTCCGGCCATCCTGACCACTTGA